AAAAGTCTGGGCAGTATCTTTAGCAGCCTTGTGGGCGGCGGCAGTAATAGGATGCTCAAAAGGAGAGGACGGGGGAGAAGCTTCTCAATCAGCTGAGCAGATTGAGCTGGATATTATGTTTATGAAAAATGAGAACATTGATATTTTAAACCAGATTGCTGAGGATTATATGAAAGAAAATCCGGACGTTAAGATTATTATGCAAAGCGGAACAAAGGAGCAGATGCTTTCCAGAATTTCCACTAATGATATTCCGGACGTGGTGGCCACATGGCCTCAGCAGACATTATTCCAGAATATGATGACAGAAGGCTTGCTGTTAGATTTATCAGACCAGGATTTTACAGACAGAGGAAATGACAACATCAGACAGCTGACTCAAAATGATGGAAAAGACTATGCTATTTCTGTAACCATAAACTCAAATGTAACGTTTTACAACAAAAAAATGTTTGAGGAAAATAATATTACGGAGCCTAAAACTGTAGAGGAGTTATGGCAGGCCTGTGACAAGCTGCAGGCAGCAGGAATTACCCCCTTTGCATGTGGGGACAAGGACATTCAGCTGGTAGGTATGTTTTTTGACCGGATGGCAGGGGCCAATGTAGATCACGAATTTTATAAAATCAGTGAAAAGGTAGCGGCAGGGGAGGCGTCCTATAAGGATTACCCGGAAGTAAGAAAATTTGTGGAGACCTATTTGAAAATCAGGGACTATACAAACGGAAATTCTCTTGGAATGTCAGCAGATGATATGAAAAATGCTTTTGCCAACGGGGAGGCGGCAATGTTTGTAGGCGGAACTTATGATTTAGCCTTAGTGCAGAGCCTAAATCCTGAAAATGAAATCGGCTGTATGTTCTTCCCGGAAATTGTAGAAGGGGTGAAGGCCTTCCCTTGTG
The window above is part of the Lachnoclostridium edouardi genome. Proteins encoded here:
- a CDS encoding ABC transporter substrate-binding protein — its product is MNKNFRKVWAVSLAALWAAAVIGCSKGEDGGEASQSAEQIELDIMFMKNENIDILNQIAEDYMKENPDVKIIMQSGTKEQMLSRISTNDIPDVVATWPQQTLFQNMMTEGLLLDLSDQDFTDRGNDNIRQLTQNDGKDYAISVTINSNVTFYNKKMFEENNITEPKTVEELWQACDKLQAAGITPFACGDKDIQLVGMFFDRMAGANVDHEFYKISEKVAAGEASYKDYPEVRKFVETYLKIRDYTNGNSLGMSADDMKNAFANGEAAMFVGGTYDLALVQSLNPENEIGCMFFPEIVEGVKAFPCGSVDTALSISASSKVQKEALEFVRYFASPEVAQKYCDADKNPNLIQGVTLEAAELKPITDAIDGGEFASMPSNVWPPALRNEIAVQCQQLIMDKNIDQFLDNIDQVTKECYQNQ